In a single window of the Streptomyces sp. HUAS ZL42 genome:
- a CDS encoding endonuclease I family protein, which yields MLATRIRRWKPVALATAAVLVGLAAPALTATPAAATTTAYDSTYYKNAVGKTGTSLKSALHTIISSQTKLSYSALWDALKSTDQDPNNSSNVKLLYSGISRSKSLNGGSSGNWNREHVWAISHGDLTTSTGPGTDLHHIRPEDVTVNSIRGNKDFDNGGSSFTNSGGSLTDSDSFEPRDAVKGDVARMIFYMAVRYEGDDGWANLEVNSSVNNGGSPYMGRLAVLKAWNDEDPPDAFEERRNQVIYDTYQHNRNPFIDHPEWVEAIW from the coding sequence ATGCTGGCGACACGCATACGCCGCTGGAAGCCGGTGGCACTGGCCACCGCCGCCGTACTGGTCGGCCTCGCCGCTCCCGCGCTGACCGCGACCCCGGCCGCGGCGACGACGACGGCCTACGACTCGACGTACTACAAGAACGCGGTCGGCAAGACGGGAACGAGCCTCAAGTCGGCCCTCCACACGATCATCAGCAGCCAGACGAAGCTGTCGTACTCGGCGCTCTGGGACGCCCTGAAGAGCACGGACCAGGACCCGAACAACAGCAGCAACGTGAAGCTGCTGTACTCCGGCATCTCCCGCAGCAAGTCCCTCAACGGCGGCAGCAGCGGCAACTGGAACCGCGAGCACGTCTGGGCGATCTCGCACGGCGACCTCACCACGTCGACCGGGCCGGGCACCGACCTGCACCACATCCGCCCCGAGGACGTGACGGTCAACTCCATCCGCGGCAACAAGGACTTCGACAACGGCGGCAGCAGCTTCACCAACTCCGGCGGCAGCCTCACCGACTCCGACTCCTTCGAGCCGCGTGACGCCGTCAAGGGCGACGTGGCCCGCATGATCTTCTACATGGCGGTCCGCTACGAGGGAGACGACGGCTGGGCGAACCTCGAGGTCAACAGCAGCGTCAACAACGGCGGCAGCCCGTACATGGGCAGGCTCGCGGTCCTGAAGGCATGGAACGACGAGGACCCGCCGGACGCCTTCGAGGAGCGCCGCAACCAGGTCATCTACGACACCTACCAGCACAACCGCAACCCGTTCATCGACCACCCGGAGTGGGTCGAGGCGATCTGGTAG
- a CDS encoding ArnT family glycosyltransferase: MTSATDPRPRTETVSPDRPPPAPTAAPPEKAPRWSLPALIAILILAAVLYSWNLSGSSLNSFYSAAVLSGTQSWKAWFFGSLDAGNFLTVDKPPFALMVMGLSCRIFGYGTWQMMLPMILAALATIWILHASVKRVWGHGAATVAALVLALTPITVAINRDNNPDTLLVFLMVAAAALALRAARGGRLLPLLASAACFGLAFNTKMLQGYIALPAVFAAYLYAAKPKLVKRIVNLLIAGVVLAVSSFWWAAAVSLVPADERPYIGGSTDGTAWDLITGYNGLGRILGGEGNGGGGGGGGGFSGTAGLGRMFNEILGGQISWLIPFTAIALICGIVLCGRAPRTDLTRAALVMWGGWTALHYLTFAMAEGVMHPYYTTALAPGIAALCGGGGLMLLRAFRADRRWAWVLPLGLAVTAVWAIVLLRRATGWNTWLWPAVGVVMALAIAGLFVFRSGSSGNKLRLFAASVAAAVVAAVAGPAAYAWSVPSESGGGGMGGTNPTAGPSTGGGFGGPGGGNRGGVPGGGDGGPEGGQGRQDGQNNQAGGFPGGQQGGNGELPGGNGEMDGTPPDGGTAVGGTGTGTGTGGQPGGTTGGPGGTGGGPGGDMGGANSELVSYLKKHQDGAKWLLAVSSSQSAAQLILSSGEPVISMWGWSGSDKAMTLAKLKELVKKGELHYLQIGGGMGGGPGGGSNVSSEVTEWVQKNGTAVKESDYGSASTSASASDSDTSSQSNRSAIYRLDASDVG; encoded by the coding sequence GTGACATCAGCCACCGATCCACGCCCCCGCACAGAGACCGTGTCCCCCGACCGGCCGCCGCCGGCCCCGACCGCGGCGCCACCGGAGAAGGCGCCCCGCTGGTCGCTCCCCGCACTGATCGCGATCCTGATCCTGGCGGCGGTGCTCTACTCCTGGAACCTGTCCGGCTCGAGCCTGAACAGCTTCTACAGCGCCGCAGTGCTGAGCGGCACACAGAGCTGGAAGGCGTGGTTCTTCGGCTCACTGGACGCGGGCAACTTCCTGACCGTCGACAAGCCGCCGTTCGCGCTGATGGTCATGGGGCTGTCGTGCCGGATCTTCGGCTACGGCACCTGGCAGATGATGCTGCCGATGATCCTGGCCGCCCTCGCGACGATCTGGATCCTGCACGCCTCCGTGAAGCGGGTGTGGGGCCACGGGGCCGCCACCGTCGCCGCACTGGTCCTCGCCCTGACCCCGATCACCGTGGCCATCAACCGGGACAACAACCCCGACACGCTGCTGGTGTTCCTGATGGTGGCCGCCGCGGCGCTCGCCCTGCGGGCCGCGCGGGGCGGCAGGCTGCTGCCGCTGCTCGCCTCGGCCGCCTGCTTCGGACTCGCGTTCAACACGAAGATGCTGCAGGGCTACATCGCGCTGCCCGCCGTCTTCGCGGCCTACCTGTACGCGGCGAAGCCGAAGCTCGTGAAGCGGATCGTGAACCTGCTGATCGCGGGCGTGGTCCTGGCCGTCTCCAGCTTCTGGTGGGCGGCGGCCGTGTCGCTCGTGCCCGCCGACGAGCGGCCGTACATCGGCGGTTCGACGGACGGCACCGCCTGGGACCTGATCACGGGCTACAACGGCCTCGGCCGGATCCTCGGCGGCGAGGGCAACGGCGGAGGCGGCGGAGGCGGCGGCGGCTTCTCCGGGACCGCGGGTCTCGGCCGTATGTTCAACGAGATCCTCGGCGGCCAGATCTCCTGGCTGATTCCCTTCACGGCCATCGCGCTGATCTGCGGGATCGTCCTGTGCGGGCGTGCCCCGCGCACCGATCTCACGCGCGCCGCGCTCGTCATGTGGGGCGGCTGGACCGCCCTGCACTACCTGACCTTCGCCATGGCCGAGGGCGTCATGCACCCGTACTACACGACCGCGCTCGCCCCGGGCATCGCGGCCCTGTGCGGGGGCGGCGGCCTGATGCTGCTGCGTGCCTTCCGCGCGGACAGGCGGTGGGCGTGGGTGCTGCCGCTCGGCCTCGCGGTCACGGCCGTATGGGCGATCGTGCTGTTGCGCCGGGCCACCGGCTGGAACACCTGGTTGTGGCCGGCCGTCGGAGTCGTCATGGCTCTGGCGATCGCGGGTCTGTTCGTCTTCCGCTCCGGCAGCTCCGGCAACAAGCTGCGGCTGTTCGCGGCCTCCGTGGCGGCGGCGGTCGTCGCGGCGGTGGCGGGTCCGGCGGCGTACGCCTGGTCGGTGCCGTCGGAGTCGGGGGGTGGCGGCATGGGCGGTACGAACCCGACGGCCGGGCCCTCGACGGGCGGCGGCTTCGGCGGCCCGGGCGGCGGCAACCGGGGCGGGGTCCCCGGCGGGGGCGACGGGGGGCCGGAAGGCGGGCAGGGCCGGCAGGACGGGCAGAACAACCAGGCGGGCGGCTTCCCCGGTGGGCAGCAGGGCGGCAATGGCGAACTGCCAGGTGGCAACGGCGAGATGGACGGTACGCCCCCCGACGGCGGTACGGCAGTGGGCGGCACCGGCACCGGCACCGGCACCGGCGGACAGCCCGGTGGCACGACGGGCGGTCCCGGTGGCACGGGCGGAGGTCCGGGCGGCGACATGGGCGGCGCGAACAGCGAGCTCGTCTCGTACCTGAAGAAGCACCAGGACGGCGCCAAGTGGCTGCTCGCGGTGTCCAGTTCGCAGAGCGCCGCGCAGCTCATCCTCAGCAGCGGTGAGCCGGTGATCTCCATGTGGGGCTGGTCGGGCTCCGACAAGGCGATGACGCTGGCCAAGCTCAAGGAGCTGGTGAAGAAGGGCGAGTTGCACTACCTCCAGATCGGCGGCGGCATGGGCGGCGGTCCGGGCGGCGGCTCGAACGTCAGCTCCGAGGTCACGGAGTGGGTGCAGAAGAACGGTACGGCGGTGAAGGAGAGCGACTACGGCTCGGCCTCCACGTCGGCCTCCGCCTCCGACTCGGACACCTCCTCGCAGAGCAACCGGTCGGCGATCTACCGGCTGGACGCATCGGACGTCGGCTGA
- a CDS encoding DUF899 domain-containing protein yields MPEFRVGTQEKFEAARAELLAEEKALTRRSDELARKRRELPWVPVEKDYRFETEGGTKSLADLFDGRSQLLVYHFMFGPPYEAGCTVCSSIADTLDANVVHLRARDVTLICCSRAPIDKLLAYRERMGWSFDWVSTVGPDFHRDLGFLHSEDELRSWLEGDIPPTVRQMAELSGTDVPSYVTEGPGMSAYALSEGTVYRTYVTTARGLEPAMAYYGLLDRAPLGRHEEGEDTHWLRRHDEYGRT; encoded by the coding sequence ATGCCCGAGTTCAGGGTCGGCACACAGGAGAAGTTCGAGGCAGCCCGGGCGGAGCTGCTCGCCGAGGAGAAGGCGCTCACCCGGCGCAGCGACGAACTCGCGAGGAAGCGGAGGGAGCTTCCGTGGGTGCCGGTCGAGAAGGACTACCGCTTCGAGACCGAGGGCGGGACCAAGTCGCTGGCGGACCTCTTCGACGGGCGTTCGCAGCTGCTCGTCTACCACTTCATGTTCGGCCCACCGTACGAGGCGGGATGCACGGTCTGCTCCTCGATCGCCGACACCCTCGACGCCAACGTGGTCCACCTCAGGGCCCGCGACGTGACGCTGATCTGCTGCTCGCGGGCGCCGATCGACAAGCTCCTCGCGTACCGGGAGCGGATGGGCTGGAGCTTCGACTGGGTCTCCACCGTCGGCCCCGACTTCCACCGCGACCTGGGCTTCCTGCACTCCGAGGACGAGCTGCGGTCGTGGCTCGAGGGCGACATCCCGCCGACCGTGCGCCAGATGGCGGAGCTGTCCGGCACGGACGTGCCCAGTTACGTCACCGAGGGTCCCGGGATGAGTGCCTACGCCCTCTCTGAGGGCACCGTCTACCGGACGTACGTCACCACCGCGCGCGGCCTCGAGCCCGCCATGGCCTACTACGGGCTGCTCGACAGGGCACCGCTGGGCCGCCACGAGGAGGGCGAGGACACCCACTGGCTGCGCCGGCACGACGAGTACGGCAGGACCTGA
- a CDS encoding esterase-like activity of phytase family protein, giving the protein MGLRTVLATVTAGLAALTCLSAAGQADATTGENHACSPSVSIDRFSDALDKTTYRGTFVGNFSALAVDRDGSLAALSDRSALFGLDAQTLAPRSVVALADEKGAALDSEGLVVELPHSRLRSSGGTPIGTRLITSETEPSVRRYGPDGTILDRLPVPASLQVAPAGRAVSNGTFEGLTLLPGGRTLLASMEYALSGDTAGLVRFQTWDRTNGGHFRLAAQYAYRTDAGLGVPEVQATPDGRLLVLERGFTSGVGNTVRLYLADPRHATDTSGIENLTGQDDVRLIKKTLLADIAACPSLGATAKQPQPNPLLDNIEGMVITGHGKGRLKVLLVSDDNQNAVQTTRFYYLRVRV; this is encoded by the coding sequence ATGGGCCTGAGAACCGTACTCGCCACCGTCACCGCCGGCCTGGCGGCGCTCACCTGCCTGTCCGCCGCCGGTCAGGCCGACGCCACCACCGGGGAGAACCACGCCTGTTCGCCCTCCGTCTCCATCGACCGCTTCTCCGACGCCCTCGACAAGACGACGTACCGGGGCACCTTCGTCGGCAACTTCTCCGCGCTCGCCGTCGACCGGGACGGCTCGCTCGCCGCGCTCTCCGACCGCTCGGCGCTGTTCGGCCTCGACGCGCAGACGCTCGCCCCGAGGTCCGTCGTCGCGCTCGCCGACGAGAAGGGCGCCGCGCTCGACTCCGAGGGCCTGGTCGTCGAACTCCCCCACTCTCGGCTTCGCTCGAGCGGGGGGACCCCCATCGGCACCCGTCTGATCACCTCCGAGACCGAGCCGTCCGTACGCCGCTACGGCCCCGACGGCACGATCCTCGACCGGCTCCCGGTCCCGGCCTCCCTCCAGGTCGCCCCGGCCGGCCGCGCCGTCTCCAACGGCACCTTCGAAGGCCTGACCCTCCTGCCCGGCGGCCGCACGCTGCTCGCGTCCATGGAGTACGCGCTCTCCGGCGACACCGCGGGCCTCGTCCGCTTCCAGACCTGGGACAGGACGAACGGCGGCCACTTCCGGCTCGCCGCCCAGTACGCCTACCGCACCGACGCCGGCCTCGGCGTCCCCGAGGTCCAGGCCACCCCGGACGGCCGCCTCCTCGTCCTGGAGCGCGGCTTCACCTCCGGCGTCGGCAACACGGTCCGCCTCTACCTCGCCGACCCGCGGCACGCGACGGACACGAGCGGCATCGAGAACCTGACGGGCCAGGACGACGTACGCCTGATCAAGAAGACGCTGCTGGCCGACATCGCCGCCTGCCCGTCCCTGGGCGCCACCGCGAAGCAGCCCCAGCCGAACCCGCTGCTGGACAACATCGAGGGCATGGTGATCACGGGCCACGGCAAGGGCCGTCTGAAGGTCCTGCTGGTGAGCGACGACAACCAGAACGCGGTGCAGACGACGCGGTTCTATTACCTGCGGGTACGTGTCTGA